A region of Armatimonadota bacterium DNA encodes the following proteins:
- a CDS encoding branched-chain amino acid ABC transporter permease, giving the protein MAAREGVRPAWLVALGSLGVLFSLPLWASSYVVGLFQVIFGHVALASAWALFSGLSGYFSLGSAAFFGVGTYAAFLLTPVVGWIPSIFLGTVMGGLVALAVGGVSLRLKGPYFAILTFGLSELIRYLVLGYEMRFSRTVGRVLILPVDVGGVYLAVLTVAVAAVGLSKWLYGSRYGRLLAAIGADEGRLESLGFRTTGLKVAMFAVSGGISAAVGAALAPRWTYIDPHIAFSPLISFQTVLMAMLGGTTRWWGPLVGALSLGLVSEFLSLRFRYLYLILLGLLLIALVRFWPRGLVEVEERIRQWRTRRLPVEEERRAELRPGWGAEPDP; this is encoded by the coding sequence TTGGCGGCGCGCGAAGGGGTCCGTCCCGCTTGGCTGGTCGCTCTCGGAAGTCTGGGGGTGCTGTTCTCGCTTCCCCTGTGGGCATCGAGTTACGTGGTGGGGCTGTTCCAGGTCATCTTTGGCCACGTAGCCCTCGCGAGCGCCTGGGCGCTCTTCAGTGGGCTCAGCGGGTACTTCTCCCTGGGGAGCGCGGCCTTCTTCGGCGTAGGGACGTATGCCGCCTTTCTGCTGACGCCCGTGGTGGGGTGGATCCCCTCCATCTTCCTGGGAACGGTGATGGGAGGGCTCGTGGCCCTGGCGGTGGGCGGGGTTTCCCTCCGGCTCAAGGGTCCCTATTTCGCCATCCTCACCTTCGGCCTCAGCGAGCTCATCCGGTACCTCGTCCTGGGCTACGAGATGCGGTTTTCCCGCACGGTGGGGCGGGTTCTCATCCTTCCCGTGGACGTGGGAGGTGTGTACCTCGCGGTTTTGACCGTGGCCGTCGCGGCGGTGGGGCTGAGCAAATGGCTGTACGGCAGCCGGTACGGTCGTCTGCTGGCTGCCATCGGGGCAGACGAGGGCCGCTTGGAGTCCCTGGGCTTTCGCACCACGGGACTCAAGGTGGCCATGTTCGCGGTGAGCGGGGGGATTTCCGCGGCGGTGGGGGCCGCCCTGGCACCCCGCTGGACCTACATTGATCCGCACATCGCCTTCAGTCCCCTCATCTCCTTCCAGACGGTCCTCATGGCCATGCTGGGCGGAACGACCCGGTGGTGGGGACCGCTGGTGGGTGCTCTGAGTCTCGGGTTGGTCAGCGAGTTCCTCTCCCTCCGGTTCCGGTATCTGTACCTCATCCTGCTGGGCCTACTGCTCATCGCCCTGGTCCGGTTCTGGCCTCGGGGCCTCGTGGAGGTGGAGGAGCGGATACGACAGTGGCGGACCCGCAGGCTCCCCGTGGAAGAGGAGCGGCGGGCCGAGCT
- a CDS encoding branched-chain amino acid ABC transporter permease produces MRLFFRMDMRLFLEIGAGGILLGGLYALIAVGLNLQYGLMRVLNVAHGEFVMLGAYVTYTLYTSLGVDPLLGLIVQVPLFFLLGWGIYSVVYRGMLEQGGGPVQLEANSLLLSFGLLFLLENLALLVWGPTIRGYQYLYHSVSVLGTLFPANRLVALGVALLLTGLLLGFLHRTALGTALRALMQDPEGAEAVGLPLVRLHGLSFGLGCALAGVTGSLVSMLFSLSPIIGMPYTITALVVIILGGLGSVAGSLVGGLLLGVLESLGAYVVGADLRTALTYALLVAVLLFRPYGLFQTKPHSPGQSAGG; encoded by the coding sequence ATGCGCCTGTTTTTTCGCATGGACATGCGCCTGTTTTTGGAGATCGGAGCAGGGGGAATCCTGCTGGGAGGGCTGTACGCGCTCATCGCGGTAGGGCTCAACCTACAGTACGGGCTCATGCGGGTGCTGAACGTGGCCCATGGGGAGTTCGTGATGCTGGGTGCGTACGTGACGTATACCCTGTATACCTCCCTGGGGGTAGACCCTCTCCTCGGGTTGATCGTGCAGGTCCCTCTCTTCTTTCTCCTGGGCTGGGGCATCTACAGCGTGGTGTACCGGGGGATGCTGGAGCAGGGAGGGGGCCCCGTGCAGCTGGAGGCCAACTCCCTGCTCCTCTCCTTCGGTCTCCTCTTCCTCCTGGAGAACCTGGCGCTCCTCGTCTGGGGGCCGACCATCCGGGGCTACCAGTACCTGTACCACTCTGTCTCCGTGCTCGGAACGCTGTTCCCGGCCAACCGCTTGGTGGCTCTGGGGGTCGCGCTGCTGCTGACGGGTCTCCTCCTCGGCTTCCTCCACCGGACCGCCTTAGGGACCGCTCTGAGGGCCTTGATGCAGGATCCAGAGGGCGCGGAGGCGGTGGGGCTGCCGCTCGTTCGCCTCCACGGGCTCAGCTTCGGCCTAGGGTGTGCCCTGGCTGGGGTCACGGGATCCCTGGTGAGTATGCTGTTCTCCCTCTCCCCCATCATCGGGATGCCATATACCATTACAGCCCTGGTGGTCATCATCCTGGGTGGCCTGGGCAGCGTGGCGGGGAGCCTAGTGGGGGGACTGCTGCTGGGCGTTCTGGAATCCTTGGGAGCCTACGTGGTCGGTGCAGACCTGCGCACGGCCCTCACCTATGCTCTCCTGGTGGCTGTACTCCTCTTCCGGCCCTACGGGTTGTTCCAGACCAAGCCCCATTCCCCAGGGCAGAGCGCAGGAGGGTAA